One part of the Deinococcus humi genome encodes these proteins:
- a CDS encoding SHOCT domain-containing protein codes for MDVIINNPAPQTQYAPMVQAPAGYGPGYGPGYGYHTHGGPGFLLPLLLIGGLIFLRGRGKRRRWARRQHMQRLNMAGGASTTPENDWNLREDPREDMREMFRRGREKFFSDGALAIVRERYARGEINAEEYENLRRTLSEEGEHTGADLSRPNAGNDELKL; via the coding sequence ATGGACGTCATCATCAACAACCCCGCCCCGCAGACCCAGTACGCACCCATGGTTCAGGCCCCCGCCGGATACGGTCCGGGCTATGGTCCCGGTTACGGGTACCACACCCATGGTGGCCCCGGCTTCCTTCTACCGTTGCTGTTGATCGGTGGCCTGATCTTCTTGCGGGGGCGGGGCAAGCGCCGCCGCTGGGCCAGACGTCAGCACATGCAACGCCTGAACATGGCGGGCGGCGCCTCTACCACCCCCGAGAACGACTGGAATCTGCGCGAAGATCCACGTGAAGACATGCGCGAGATGTTCCGCCGGGGCCGCGAGAAGTTCTTCAGCGACGGTGCGTTGGCCATCGTCCGCGAGCGCTACGCCAGGGGCGAGATCAACGCCGAGGAATACGAGAACCTGCGCCGGACGCTAAGTGAGGAGGGCGAACACACAGGAGCAGACCTGAGCAGGCCCAACGCTGGGAACGATGAACTGAAGCTCTGA
- a CDS encoding response regulator, with translation MTTILIVEDEARLGDILEEYLRREGYATERAMTGLRALELWRAARPSLMLLDLMLPGMDGLEVARRVRAESPLPIIMLTARDEEVDRLVGLGIGADDYVVKPYSPREVVARVKAVLRRSGGEVNVPTLQRAGPLSVDTAAFEVRLDGRALDVTVAEVRLLSALARAPGVVRTRAELLSALGGLERGTDERGVDAHVKNLRRKLGEHADLLETVRGVGYRLRPDS, from the coding sequence ATGACCACCATCCTGATCGTGGAAGACGAGGCCCGGCTGGGCGATATTCTGGAGGAATACCTGCGCCGTGAGGGCTACGCCACCGAACGCGCCATGACTGGTCTGCGGGCACTGGAACTGTGGCGTGCGGCCCGTCCGTCCCTGATGCTGCTGGACCTGATGCTCCCGGGCATGGACGGCCTGGAAGTGGCGCGCCGCGTGCGTGCCGAATCCCCCCTGCCGATCATCATGCTGACCGCCCGCGACGAGGAGGTGGACCGGCTGGTGGGGCTGGGCATCGGCGCCGACGACTATGTGGTCAAGCCGTACAGTCCACGTGAAGTGGTGGCCCGCGTGAAAGCTGTTTTGCGCCGTTCGGGGGGAGAGGTGAATGTGCCGACGCTGCAGCGCGCTGGGCCACTGAGCGTCGATACGGCCGCCTTCGAGGTTCGGCTGGACGGTCGGGCGCTGGATGTGACGGTGGCCGAAGTTCGCCTGCTGTCCGCGCTGGCCCGCGCGCCCGGCGTGGTGAGAACGCGCGCCGAACTGCTGTCCGCGCTGGGCGGCCTGGAGCGCGGCACCGATGAGCGCGGGGTAGACGCCCACGTCAAGAATCTGCGCCGCAAGCTGGGCGAACACGCCGATTTGCTGGAGACCGTACGTGGTGTCGGTTACCGTCTGCGCCCGGACTCATGA
- a CDS encoding ATP-binding protein, which translates to MDRQRRRSGLRARLTRMFALVAVLAVLVTTFGTVNSAFRVIRQLNPELNFGPLRDGGWNVDASVLSPQQQLARDAGRQIIGSAVRSALLSALLAVIVAGLVTRQLTRPLSRLVDGAGRLQAGQRDVQLPLPPRRDELRDLTGAFNELTTALARQEAWRRGLMADIAHDLRTPLAVLRSEIEAMQDGVQPTDGAALARLHGEVLLLARLVTDLRVLSLAESGAISLSPTGLNGAEVLRSLADAYTLRAAEVNVTLSVNAPHSVPLTADPDRLRQTLQNILDNALRYAAPGLVELSAHTDATGAVLTIRDHGPGFQSDDLSRAFERFYRADASRTRDPSGRASSGLGLAIARALTEAQGGVIKARNHPAGGAEFTLIFASPSRDLPTAAHVPVGGL; encoded by the coding sequence ATGGATCGCCAACGACGGCGCAGTGGCCTGCGCGCCCGCCTGACCCGTATGTTCGCGCTGGTGGCCGTGTTGGCGGTGCTGGTCACGACGTTCGGCACGGTCAATTCAGCCTTCCGAGTGATCCGACAGCTCAATCCTGAGCTAAATTTTGGCCCGCTAAGGGACGGAGGCTGGAATGTGGACGCTTCGGTCCTCAGCCCGCAGCAACAGCTGGCGCGCGACGCCGGACGGCAGATCATCGGCAGCGCGGTTCGTTCGGCGCTGCTCAGCGCGCTCCTGGCAGTCATTGTGGCTGGGCTGGTGACGCGGCAGCTCACGCGCCCGCTCTCACGGCTGGTGGACGGCGCAGGCCGCCTGCAGGCGGGTCAGCGTGACGTGCAGTTGCCCCTGCCCCCCCGCCGTGACGAGCTGCGCGACCTGACCGGGGCATTCAACGAATTGACCACGGCCCTGGCCCGGCAGGAGGCCTGGCGGCGCGGGCTGATGGCCGACATCGCCCACGATCTGCGGACGCCACTGGCCGTGCTTCGTTCTGAGATCGAGGCCATGCAAGACGGCGTGCAGCCTACCGACGGGGCGGCCCTGGCCCGGCTGCACGGGGAAGTGCTGCTGCTGGCCCGCCTCGTCACCGATCTCCGGGTGCTGTCGCTGGCCGAGAGCGGCGCGATCAGCCTCTCGCCCACAGGGCTCAACGGAGCAGAGGTGCTGCGTTCGCTTGCCGATGCGTACACCCTGCGCGCGGCAGAGGTGAACGTGACCCTCAGCGTAAACGCCCCGCACTCCGTTCCGTTGACGGCTGACCCGGACCGGCTACGGCAGACGTTGCAGAATATTCTGGACAACGCTCTGCGCTACGCCGCACCCGGACTGGTGGAACTGTCCGCCCACACGGACGCGACAGGAGCGGTCCTCACCATCCGGGATCATGGCCCCGGCTTTCAGAGTGATGACCTGTCGCGCGCCTTCGAGCGCTTCTACCGCGCCGACGCCAGCCGCACCCGCGATCCAAGCGGACGCGCCAGCAGCGGTCTGGGGCTGGCGATTGCCCGCGCACTGACCGAGGCGCAGGGCGGCGTGATCAAGGCCCGCAACCATCCGGCAGGCGGCGCAGAGTTCACGCTCATCTTTGCTTCCCCTAGTCGTGACCTGCCCACCGCCGCTCACGTGCCAGTCGGTGGGCTTTAA
- a CDS encoding ATP-binding protein, whose protein sequence is MRIIALPTDALNATPLNASLGCILSMNKEGQVIEWSITAEQTFGYTSAEALGQSVSDLILPTAYRAGLDQYLKTGKAFTLNQRLRVEAQRRSGEVFPCELTIHPVLVKDGGPSFTAYLRDLTEQVRAQVRQDALCAVARNLGQAATPAQVVEMILREVMPSTDATRGSVGILTPEGDHLRLLGELKYDATVKAALDKFPLTLDIPGSHVVRTGQPVFGGRAVLEARFSALSRVGPSQLAAAAVLPLSVQGTTFGYLALVYDTPQAFGDAERHFLTAMSEQCALALHRAHLLEGESHARERLAFLAKAGEALASSLDLEATLARLAELAVPHIADWCAVYLPEGPYLHPHGLAHTNPEKVRVLREYVNETPVRIDSAGGTAEIYRSGAFLYFPGITPEMINALEVSAEQKARVHELGLRSYMGVPMLAHGQTVGVMSFALAETDRSFTPEDLNLALELGRRAGLALAHARLHQQLRESHATLEERVEERTRELEEQRRALERSNVELERFAYVASHDLQEPLRTIASFAELIEQRYAGSLDERGLRYLSLVIQGARRMKVLINDLLVFSRLNAVKDPLSPVLLDAALGEALDALHTAIAESGARITSQDLPDVLGVHSELIQVFQNLIGNALKFRRADVRPEIRIEAQRDGEGWRVQVQDNGIGFDPQYAEQIFQIFQRLHRRDQYEGTGMGLAVVQKILEHHGGRVWAQSEPGVGSTFSFTLMDAARDG, encoded by the coding sequence ATGCGAATTATCGCCCTCCCTACGGATGCCCTCAACGCCACGCCCCTCAATGCCTCGCTCGGCTGCATCCTTTCGATGAACAAGGAGGGGCAGGTCATTGAGTGGAGCATCACGGCTGAACAGACCTTCGGATACACCAGCGCCGAGGCGCTGGGGCAATCAGTCAGCGATCTGATCCTTCCCACAGCCTATCGTGCAGGATTGGACCAGTACCTGAAGACTGGCAAAGCGTTTACCCTCAACCAGCGCCTTCGCGTGGAAGCCCAGCGCCGCTCCGGCGAGGTCTTTCCCTGCGAACTTACCATCCATCCGGTGCTTGTGAAGGACGGCGGCCCCTCCTTCACAGCTTATCTGCGCGATCTCACTGAGCAGGTACGCGCCCAGGTCCGGCAGGACGCGCTTTGTGCGGTTGCGCGCAATCTGGGACAGGCAGCGACACCCGCGCAGGTTGTGGAGATGATTCTCCGGGAAGTCATGCCAAGCACCGACGCCACTCGTGGCTCCGTGGGTATCCTTACGCCAGAGGGCGATCACCTGCGCCTGCTGGGCGAATTGAAATACGACGCGACCGTCAAAGCAGCGCTGGACAAGTTTCCATTGACGCTGGATATTCCTGGCAGTCACGTGGTTCGAACGGGCCAGCCTGTCTTCGGGGGACGCGCCGTGCTGGAAGCACGATTCTCGGCGCTCTCCAGGGTCGGTCCAAGCCAGCTTGCCGCAGCAGCGGTCCTGCCGCTGAGCGTGCAGGGCACGACGTTCGGGTATCTGGCCCTGGTGTACGACACCCCACAGGCCTTTGGAGACGCGGAGCGGCACTTTCTGACCGCAATGTCGGAACAGTGCGCGCTGGCCCTGCACCGCGCGCACCTGCTGGAGGGTGAAAGTCATGCCCGGGAGCGGCTGGCGTTCCTGGCGAAAGCGGGCGAGGCGCTGGCTTCCTCACTGGATCTGGAAGCCACCCTGGCCCGTCTCGCAGAACTGGCGGTTCCCCACATCGCCGACTGGTGCGCCGTCTACCTGCCCGAAGGTCCGTATCTCCACCCCCATGGCCTCGCCCATACGAACCCAGAGAAGGTGAGGGTGCTGCGTGAATATGTCAATGAGACGCCGGTCCGAATCGACTCTGCTGGGGGAACAGCCGAGATCTACCGCAGCGGCGCGTTCCTGTATTTTCCTGGCATTACCCCTGAAATGATCAATGCGCTGGAGGTCAGCGCGGAACAGAAGGCGCGGGTGCATGAGCTGGGACTGCGGTCGTACATGGGCGTGCCGATGCTGGCGCACGGTCAGACGGTAGGGGTCATGTCCTTTGCTTTGGCGGAAACAGATCGGAGCTTCACGCCTGAGGACCTCAATCTCGCACTGGAACTTGGGCGCCGGGCTGGCCTGGCCCTGGCCCATGCCAGACTCCACCAGCAGTTGCGCGAAAGCCACGCCACGCTGGAAGAGCGGGTGGAGGAACGGACCCGTGAATTGGAGGAGCAGAGGCGTGCACTGGAACGCAGCAATGTGGAACTGGAGCGCTTCGCGTATGTGGCGTCCCATGACCTGCAGGAACCGTTACGCACCATCGCAAGTTTCGCAGAGCTGATTGAACAGCGTTACGCAGGCAGCCTAGATGAACGGGGGCTCAGATACCTGAGTCTTGTGATTCAGGGTGCCAGGCGCATGAAGGTGCTGATCAACGATCTGCTGGTCTTCTCACGGCTGAACGCGGTCAAGGACCCGCTGTCTCCGGTGCTGCTGGACGCGGCGTTGGGCGAAGCGCTGGACGCTCTCCACACCGCCATTGCGGAAAGCGGGGCCAGAATCACCTCGCAGGACCTGCCAGACGTCCTCGGTGTCCACAGCGAGCTGATTCAGGTGTTTCAGAACCTGATTGGCAATGCCCTCAAATTCCGCCGGGCGGACGTGAGGCCAGAGATCAGGATTGAGGCGCAGCGTGACGGAGAGGGGTGGAGGGTCCAGGTGCAGGACAATGGCATCGGATTCGATCCTCAGTACGCAGAACAGATCTTCCAGATCTTTCAGCGCCTGCATAGAAGGGACCAGTACGAAGGCACCGGTATGGGCCTCGCCGTCGTCCAGAAGATTCTGGAGCATCATGGAGGGCGCGTCTGGGCGCAATCTGAACCCGGTGTGGGCAGTACCTTCTCTTTTACTCTGATGGATGCGGCCAGGGACGGGTGA
- a CDS encoding glycosyl hydrolase family 28-related protein, with protein sequence MSKKSYALTVGLTLLLSACGQQSAGPTNALQGGGKDLDAAALPVGGSLGANVTIFTPSMSVEEIKAKFDAITLAQFSNEFGPRRDAVYFMPGTYGTPQKPLNVQVGYYTEIAGLGASPTDVKINGTINVYNRCLADNENGNCIALTNFWRSMSNLTIFAKGGMTDVLGEAKPRPSWCTDTEFWAVSQAAPLRRVNVVGGMSFMDYCSDGPQYASGGFMADSRHSGADALVNGSQQQFYVRDSNIVSWSNAVWSAVFSGVKNAPAETFPAPNAYTVLDQTPVSREKPYLFVDGSGKWNVRVPSVRRGSRGTTWESGLTPGRTIPLTDFFVARPGDSMQEINNQLARGRHLILTPGVYSVDRTISVKRAETVVLGLGYATLTAANGVTPMKVADVPGVVIAGVTLEAGPTMSQALLQVGTKNGNNGSQVRASVANPTTLSDVFFRVGGAQVGKVDVALEINSDNVLIDHIWVWRADHGIEGPGGTSLPDTERWKKVIGNNGVVVNGNNVTATGLFVEHFQKNNVVWNGEGGTTIFFQNELPYDPPTQEAWNAGNGGNSLGWAAYKIADSVKTHHLYGGGAYVFNQNNPSIRTTNGFESPNTPGVELHHLLTVNLSAGTIDHVVNGLGGPADTSKVGVPVYIVNFPTP encoded by the coding sequence ATGTCCAAGAAGAGCTACGCCCTCACGGTCGGACTGACATTATTGCTGAGCGCCTGCGGTCAGCAATCGGCAGGACCGACGAACGCACTTCAAGGTGGTGGAAAGGATCTGGATGCTGCCGCGCTCCCGGTCGGGGGCTCCCTGGGTGCCAACGTCACGATCTTTACTCCCAGCATGTCAGTCGAGGAGATCAAGGCAAAGTTCGACGCCATCACACTGGCACAGTTCTCCAACGAGTTCGGACCGCGACGCGACGCGGTTTATTTTATGCCGGGCACCTACGGCACACCACAAAAGCCACTGAACGTTCAGGTGGGCTACTACACTGAGATTGCCGGCCTCGGCGCCTCCCCGACGGACGTGAAGATCAATGGCACGATCAATGTCTACAACCGCTGTCTCGCCGACAACGAGAACGGCAACTGCATTGCGCTCACGAACTTCTGGCGGTCCATGTCCAACCTGACCATTTTCGCCAAGGGCGGCATGACTGACGTGCTGGGCGAGGCGAAGCCACGACCGAGCTGGTGCACCGACACCGAGTTCTGGGCCGTGTCGCAGGCCGCTCCGCTGCGCCGGGTCAACGTTGTCGGCGGCATGTCCTTCATGGATTACTGCTCAGACGGGCCGCAATATGCCAGCGGCGGCTTCATGGCCGACTCCAGGCACAGCGGCGCGGACGCGCTCGTCAATGGCTCGCAACAACAGTTCTACGTGCGCGACAGCAATATCGTCTCGTGGTCCAACGCGGTGTGGAGCGCCGTCTTCTCGGGCGTCAAGAATGCCCCGGCGGAAACCTTCCCGGCGCCCAATGCCTATACCGTACTCGACCAGACGCCCGTCAGCCGCGAGAAACCGTACCTCTTCGTCGACGGCTCGGGCAAGTGGAATGTCCGCGTACCGTCGGTGCGGCGTGGGAGCCGCGGAACGACCTGGGAAAGTGGTCTGACGCCCGGACGCACCATCCCGCTCACCGACTTCTTCGTGGCAAGACCAGGCGACTCCATGCAGGAGATCAACAACCAGCTTGCCCGTGGCAGGCATCTGATTCTGACCCCCGGCGTCTACAGCGTAGACCGGACCATCAGCGTCAAGCGTGCCGAAACGGTCGTGCTTGGCCTGGGTTACGCCACGCTGACCGCCGCGAACGGAGTAACGCCGATGAAGGTCGCCGACGTGCCGGGAGTCGTGATTGCTGGGGTCACGCTCGAGGCCGGACCGACAATGTCGCAGGCCCTGCTGCAGGTGGGCACCAAAAACGGCAACAATGGCTCGCAGGTTCGTGCCAGCGTAGCCAATCCGACGACGCTGTCAGACGTGTTCTTCCGCGTGGGCGGTGCACAGGTCGGCAAGGTGGATGTGGCCCTGGAAATCAACAGCGACAACGTCCTGATCGACCACATCTGGGTCTGGCGCGCGGACCACGGGATCGAAGGCCCCGGCGGCACCAGCCTGCCCGACACCGAGCGCTGGAAAAAAGTAATCGGCAACAACGGTGTCGTCGTGAATGGCAACAATGTGACTGCCACCGGCCTGTTCGTCGAACACTTCCAGAAGAACAACGTTGTCTGGAACGGTGAGGGTGGCACGACGATCTTCTTCCAGAACGAGCTGCCCTATGATCCGCCCACCCAGGAGGCGTGGAACGCCGGCAACGGCGGGAACTCCCTTGGCTGGGCTGCTTACAAGATTGCCGACAGCGTGAAGACGCATCACCTATACGGTGGCGGCGCCTACGTCTTCAATCAGAACAATCCGTCGATCCGCACCACCAACGGCTTTGAATCACCCAACACGCCGGGCGTCGAGTTGCACCATCTCCTGACAGTGAACTTGAGTGCCGGTACCATTGATCACGTCGTGAATGGCCTGGGTGGCCCTGCAGACACCTCCAAAGTTGGCGTGCCAGTGTACATCGTCAACTTCCCGACCCCCTGA
- a CDS encoding LacI family DNA-binding transcriptional regulator encodes MVQEKKVRATLSDVAQRAGVSAMTVSNVINGKAGVRPNTRQRVLEAIEATGYRVNAVARALAGGQSRMITVFSPQFNRPYASEVIQGAALAAEGLNYDLIVMMLSEQGFSDVSVVTRLAAGALLIQPSHVNHWQRAALPVHVVSVDGPGELQLTVDNYGGARLAMDYLLKLGHTRIGFISGLESPGRRPASHPFHPGQHDRDDADERLRGYREGMAAAGLDVPHDYVQHSDYTKPGGEQATALLLGLTRPPSAIFVSGDAMALGTIHAAQDRGLHIPRDLSVVGFDDLPIAAASRPGLTTVRQPLAQIGEVAVQILVALAEGREPAVPPPFATELIERESTAPPCSEELRQ; translated from the coding sequence GTGGTTCAAGAGAAGAAAGTCCGAGCAACCCTGAGCGACGTAGCTCAGCGAGCAGGCGTTTCCGCGATGACAGTCTCCAATGTCATCAACGGCAAGGCTGGCGTCCGCCCGAACACCCGTCAGCGGGTTCTTGAGGCCATTGAGGCGACCGGTTACCGGGTCAACGCAGTGGCCCGCGCTCTAGCGGGGGGACAGAGCCGGATGATCACCGTGTTTTCCCCACAATTCAATCGGCCCTACGCCAGCGAGGTTATTCAGGGCGCAGCCCTGGCGGCTGAGGGCCTCAACTACGATCTGATCGTCATGATGTTGAGCGAGCAGGGCTTCTCAGACGTATCGGTCGTGACCCGCCTCGCGGCTGGGGCACTGCTGATTCAGCCGTCACACGTGAACCACTGGCAGCGTGCGGCTCTGCCAGTTCATGTGGTTAGTGTGGACGGCCCCGGAGAGTTGCAGCTCACAGTGGACAATTACGGCGGTGCCCGCCTGGCTATGGACTACCTGCTGAAGCTGGGCCACACCCGCATCGGCTTCATCAGCGGGCTGGAGTCTCCCGGGCGGCGGCCAGCCAGCCACCCGTTCCACCCGGGACAGCACGACCGTGACGACGCAGACGAGCGCCTGCGAGGGTACCGGGAGGGTATGGCAGCTGCGGGATTAGACGTGCCTCATGACTATGTTCAGCACAGCGACTACACCAAGCCGGGCGGAGAGCAGGCAACCGCACTGTTGCTGGGACTCACTCGCCCCCCCAGCGCGATCTTCGTGTCCGGCGACGCGATGGCCCTGGGCACCATACATGCTGCCCAGGACCGTGGGCTGCATATTCCCAGGGACCTCTCGGTGGTGGGATTTGACGACCTGCCCATTGCAGCCGCCTCCCGCCCCGGCCTGACGACGGTGCGTCAACCCCTGGCGCAGATTGGCGAGGTGGCGGTGCAGATCCTCGTGGCGCTGGCTGAGGGGCGAGAGCCTGCCGTGCCGCCACCGTTTGCAACTGAACTGATCGAGCGTGAGTCGACGGCCCCCCCTTGCAGTGAAGAACTGCGTCAGTGA
- a CDS encoding WGxxGxxG family protein, which translates to MKKALLLSLLLSVSSLALAQDTTTDTTSTDTTITDTTTQPLDPNNDGVVDTNNNGRADTREFPWGLLGLIGLAGLAGLNRKTVTPVRVEPHNNTRP; encoded by the coding sequence ATGAAAAAAGCTCTGCTTCTCTCACTGCTTCTCTCTGTTTCATCATTGGCTCTGGCACAGGACACGACCACGGATACCACCTCTACGGATACCACCATTACGGATACGACCACCCAGCCGCTTGATCCTAACAATGATGGCGTTGTCGATACCAACAACAATGGTCGTGCCGATACCCGCGAGTTTCCGTGGGGCTTGTTGGGGTTGATCGGACTGGCAGGTCTGGCCGGACTTAACCGCAAAACTGTTACCCCAGTGCGGGTTGAACCCCATAACAACACCCGCCCCTAA